The following are encoded in a window of Ricinus communis isolate WT05 ecotype wild-type chromosome 4, ASM1957865v1, whole genome shotgun sequence genomic DNA:
- the LOC8274334 gene encoding DDT domain-containing protein PTM, with protein MEFVGKIVKKDFRGHGVFSGVVQSYDASSGLFEIVYGDGDSEELDFSEVASLLEQTEAEPGEHKPRLGRRPKKRRRLDLTRREKRGGSGNSNCNSHTQSVVETLRNGNFDLNDGLIEDLREAERGNDNLGSMTAVDLNEGVNGCGLKEMLDLNAGFDLNLNEGFDLNEDDGINVSSEGNLKKRRECIDLNMDVNGDVDENLVNGSSNNHLGTQKRECRFDLNLGIDEEIKDEEQVGDCGQQAKEKIPNQETQRMEDAGIVLERVYNEDGAIAKGILQEVHVSNDLLAQSAKGICKKSVISGEDSRGIDSVEVQDTKTVKEDPPEVINENQGNEVIAYQEETGGGRKRRGRRRKVKDADSLNSTPQTAIFTDATVIYGNQDDIRSIFKDGNGNQRRQRRGKPVDALNTTPNTVATTDAHGAKEDCDIVTDEVQGDTGTAFKEVTGSRRKRRRISDHMNATPEMTVLRRSTRRGTAKNDVLTATSLSMVNGLLVSPAVSALAEEKPAKSCHGWHEEPVVLPAMVQLPPSSRNLDLDGNLVVDLFSVYACLRSFSTLLFLSPFDLEEFVAALKCNTPSSLFDCIHVSILQTLKKHVEYLSNEGSESASNCLRSLNWGFLDLITWPVFMVEYFLIHGTDLKPGINLSHLKLLKDDYYKQPVSLKIEILRCLCDGMIEVDILRSELNRRSSGAESDIDIDRNMNFGALKKRRSGMDVSTGSCLTEDTVDESTDWNSDECCLCKMDGNLICCDGCPAAYHSKCVGVANDSLPEGDWFCPECAIDRHKPWMKTRNSLRGAELLGVDPYGRLYFSSCGYLLVSESCETESSFNYYHRDDLNAVIKVLRSSEMIYSSILKAILNHWEIPVSSNGASCSLGSLNHGIYLNKCVVTAAFASSEADAIKNETAGERQPGENFVTGCSGHIHIDVSKSVSQTCLSSEGSAETTQTSLENQNFKKEKPDCSNKSTEPMGDNCLEPPCLDSKKANVIRSAANSYPSFALNGKNGDASQIQPETSYLNYYNFGHIASSVAEDLLHKSSDKTIEDSIKSEEEIISAQMKILSKRCPKFHWSSIPRLNVDVQKEKCGWCFSCRASSDDPGCLFNMTLSSVGGEGSAIESAGLQAKGNKKGHLTDIISHVLVIEDRLQGLLLGPWLNPNYSKLWRKSVLKASDIVSLKHLLLTLESNLSRLALSAEWLKHVDSSPRMGSASHIVMASLRASSKNGISKKRARFSEFDSNPSSNSSSGLSMLWWRGGRLSRQLFSWKVLPHSLASKGARQAGCMKISGMLYPENSDFAKRSKYIAWRAAVESSNTVEQIALQVRELDSNIRWDEIGNRNPLLMMDKESRKSIRLFKKVIIRRKSMELEGAKYLLDFGKRKCIPEIVSKNGSIVEESSSERKKYWLNESYVPLYLLKSFEQKRIARRSSKMTSGKLSDASVSMKKPLKKRGFSYLFAKAERPEHHQCGHCNKDVPVREAVCCQYCKGFFHKRHVRKSAGSMSAECKYTCHRCVAGKYMKMDSKTGKNDEKRGKNKNRSTKTHNQKSKKTTVGSSSVHPKNSKKTLRSSRLLRSQKNKKATVVVPLRRSPRKAKLNSLQNKKSRGRKKGKQAKPKKTTGKKPTKVTSWRKKRTQAYHNFWLNGLFLTRKPDDERVMHFRRKRFLAPSESAIHDQPKCHLCSEAGNTSTLSYISCEICGEWYHGAAFGLDAENSNKLIGFRCHMCRNCKPPVCPFVAVTRNHESQMASAENDVENELSIEGTNLVEHPTETNLFQDSLLNEDHRGSLPADDPVHREDDHSFVPKSKLEIANGNVLNNLKESTDAVQISDEYLNPELISCNENHTSKESAINSGHDAIVRSHDQMQPPSFSVGVDAMGTFGSVRDESTTAFLKSPLDGALYETIELHPQSFTAAAELFDAGGKQAEI; from the exons aTGGAGTTTGTTGGCAAAATAGTGAAGAAGGATTTTAGAGGGCACGGTGTCTTCTCAGGAGTAGTTCAATCGTACGACGCGTCGTCTGGATTATTCGAGATCGTTTACGGGGACGGCGATTCTGAAGAACTTGATTTTTCTGAAGTTGCTTCTTTGTTAGAGCAGACAGAAGCTGAACCGGGTGAGCATAAGCCTCGGCTTGGTCGTAGACCTAAGAAGCGGCGTCGCCTTGACCTAACCAGACGTGAAAAACGAGGAGGCTCAGGTAATTCTAATTGCAATTCTCATACTCAGTCAGTTGTAGAAACCCTACGTAATGGGAATTTTGATTTGAATGATGGGTTAATTGAGGATTTGAGAGAAGCTGAGCGAGGAAATGACAATTTGGGAAGTATGACTGCTGTTGATTTGAATGAAGGTGTGAATGGTTGTGGTTTGAAGGAGATGCTTGATTTGAATGCTGGTTTCGACCTGAATTTGAATGAAGGGTTTGATTTGAATGAGGATGATGGTATAAATGTTAGTTCTGAGGGAAATTTGAAGAAGAGGAGAGAGTGTATTGACTTGAATATGGATGTGAATGGTGATGTTGATGAGAATTTGGTTAATGGTAGTAGTAATAACCATTTAGGGACTCAGAAGAGGGAATGTAGGTTTGATTTGAATTTGGGGATTGATGAGGAAATCAAGGATGAGGAGCAGGTTGGGGATTGTGGACAACAAGCCAAGGAAAAAATTCCTAATCAAGAAACTCAGAGGATGGAGGATGCCGGTATAGTCTTGGAGAGAGTTTATAATGAAGATGGTGCTATTGCAAAGGGGATACTACAGGAAGTTCATGTTTCTAATGATTTACTTGCACAGTCTGCTAAAGGAATTTGCAAGAAGAGTGTTATATCTGGTGAAGATTCCAGGGGTATTGACTCTGTTGAAGTGCAGGATACTAAAACTGTCAAGGAGGATCCTCCTGAGGTAATTAATGAAAACCAAGGTAATGAGGTAATTGCTTATCAAGAAGAGACTGGTGGTGGTCGGAAGAGGAGGGGGAGGAGGAGGAAGGTAAAGGATGCAGATAGCTTGAATTCTACACCACAAACAGCAATCTTTACAGATGCTACAGTAATTTATGGAAACCAAGATGATATAAGAAGCATATTTAAAGATGGGAATGGTAATCAGAGGAGGCAGAGGAGGGGAAAGCCTGTGGATGCCTTGAATACTACACCAAACACAGTGGCCACCACAGATGCTCATGGTGCAAAGGAAGATTGTGATATTGTAACTGATGAGGTGCAAGGTGATACAGGAACTGCATTTAAAGAAGTGACTGGTAGTCgtagaaagagaagaagaatctCAGATCACATGAATGCTACACCAGAGATGACTGTTCTAAGAAGGAGCACACGGCGAGGTACAGCAAAAAATGATGTTTTGACTGCAACATCATTAAGTATGGTCAATGGTCTATTGGTGTCTCCTGCAGTTAGTGCATTAGCTGAGGAGAAGCCTGCAAAATCATGCCATGGATGGCATGAAGAGCCTGTTGTTCTTCCTGCAATGGTGCAACTGCCACCTTCTTCGCGGAATTTGGATTTGGATGGAAATTTAGTAGTTGATCTTTTCTCGGTTTACGCTTGTCTAAGATCATTTAGTACCTTATTGTTCTTAAGTCCTTTTGATCTGGAGGAATTCGTGGCAGCTCTTAAGTGCAACACTCCTAGTTCATTATTTGATTGTATTCATGTTTCCATTTTGCAAACTCTGAAAAAGCATGTAGAATATCTTTCAAATGAAGGTTCTGAATCTGCTTCTAATTGCTTGAG GAGTCTTAACTGGGGTTTTTTGGACTTGATTACATGGCCTGTTTTCATGGTTGAGTACTTCCTAATCCATGGTACAGATTTGAAACCTGGGATCAATCTTAGTCATTTGAAGCTATTAAAAGATGACTACTATAAACAGCCTGTGTCTCTTAAGATTGAGATACTGAGGTGTCTATGTGATGGTATGATTGAGGTAGACATCCTTAGGTCAGAGCTCAATAGAAGATCTTCAGGTGCTGAATCTGACATAGACATCGATAGAAATATGAATTTTGGGGCTTTGAAGAAAAGGAGATCTGGAATGGACGTGTCGACTGGCTCGTGCTTAACTGAGGATACGGTTGATGAAAGCACAGATTGGAATAGTGATGAATGCTGTCTTTGCAAGATGGATGGGAACTTAATATGCTGTGATGGTTGTCCTGCTGCCTATCACTCAAAGTGTGTTGGTGTTGCCAATGATTCTTTGCCGGAGGGCGACTGGTTCTGCCCTGAATGTGCCATAGATCGGCATAAGCCTTGGATGAAAACTCGGAACTCACTTCGCGGGGCAGAGCTATTGGGGGTTGATCCTTACGGCCGGCTATATTTTAGCAGCTGTGGTTATTTATTGGT GTCTGAATCATGTGAAACTGAATcctcatttaattattatcatagaGATGACCTTAATGCCGTTATCAAAGTGCTGAGGTCTTCAGAGATGATTTATAGCAGCATATTGAAGGCAATCCTCAATCATTGGGAAATCCCTGTCAGTTCAAATGGAGCAAGTTGTAGCCTGGGTTCTCTTAATCATGGTATATACTTGAACAAGTGTGTGGTTACAGCTGCATTTGCATCTTCAGAAGCAGATGCAATTAAGAATGAGACTGCAGGTGAAAGACAACCGGGAGAAAACTTTGTTACAGGATGTTCTGGACATATTCACATTGATGTTTCAAAGTCTGTGAGCCAAACATGTCTCAGTTCTGAAGGATCAGCCGAAACAACTCAAACAAGTTTAGAGAATcagaattttaagaaagaaaagcctGATTGTTCTAATAAATCTACTGAACCCATGGGAGACAATTGTTTAGAACCACCCTGTTTGGATTCGAAAAAAGCGAATGTAATAAGATCTGCAGCTAATAGCTACCCGTCGTTTGCTTTAAATGGAAAAAATGGGGATGCATCCCAAATTCAGCCAGAGACTAGCTACTTGAACTATTACAACTTTGGTCATATAGCTTCATCAGTTGCAGAAGATTTGTTGCACAAGTCATCAGATAAAACCATTGAAGACTCCATAAAatcagaagaagaaataatttcTGCTCAAATGAAGATTTTGTCAAAAAGATGTCCCAAGTTTCATTGGTCAAGTATTCCTAGATTAAATGTTGATgttcagaaagaaaaatgtGGATGGTGCTTCTCTTGCAGGGCTTCTTCTGATGACCCAGGTTGCTTATTTAATATGACTTTGAGTTCCGTTGGGGGGGAAGGGTCTGCAATCGAGTCGGCTGGCCTTCAAGCAAAAGGGAACAAGAAGGGCCATCTTACAGATATAATAAGTCATGTTCTCGTGATTGAAGACAGGTTACAGGGGCTTCTGTTGGGTCCATGGCTGAATCCAAATTACAGCAAGCTCTGGCGTAAAAGTGTTCTTAAGGCATCTGATATTGTGTCTCTGAAACATTTACTTCTCACA TTAGAGTCAAACCTCAGCCGTCTGGCACTTTCAGCAGAGTGGTTGAAACATGTGGATTCTTCCCCCAGAATGGGTTCAGCTTCTCATATTGTCATGGCTTCATTACGTGCATCTTCAAAGAATGGAATTAGTAAGAAAAGGGCGAGGTTTTCAGAGTTTGATTCCAATCCTTCTTCCAATTCTTCCAGTGGGTTGAGTATGCTTTGGTGGAGGGGTGGTAGGCTTTCCCGCCAGCTATTCAGTTGGAAGGTTTTACCCCACTCCTTGGCATCCAAGGGTGCGAGACAAG CTGGATGTATGAAGATATCCGGCATGTTGTACCCCGAAAATTCAGATTTTGCAAAGAGGAGCAAATACATTGCTTGGCGAGCCGCTGTGGAGTCATCAAACACTGTAGAACAAATTGCTTTGCAG GTTAGAGAGCTTGATTCAAACATCAGGTGGGATGAAATTGGGAATAGAAATCCGCTGTTAATGATGGACAAGGAAAGTAGGAAATCAATCAGGTTATTTAAGAAAGTAATTATCCGGAGGAAGAGCATGGAACTGGAAGGGGCAAAGTATCTTCTTGATTTTGGCAAGAGGAAATGTATTCCTGAAATTGTTTCAAAGAATGGATCTATAGTTGAAGAGTCTTCTAGCGAAAGGAAGAAATATTGGTTGAATGAGTCTTATGTTCCCTTGTATCTCCTCAAAAGTTTTGAACAGAAAAGAATTGCCCGCAGATCTAGTAAAATGACTTCTGGGAAACTTTCTGACGCTAGTGTATCAATGAAGAAGCCGTTGAAGAAAAGAGGATTTTCATATCTTTTTGCAAAGGCAGAAAGACCCGAGCATCATCAGTGTGGGCACTGCAACAAAGATGTTCCTGTCAG GGAGGCTGTATGCTGTCAGTATTGCAAGG GATTTTTTCATAAGAGGCATGTGAGGAAGTCTGCCGGTTCCATGTCTGCTGAATGCAAATATACATGTCACCGATGTGTTGCTGGAAAATATATGAAGATGGATTCAAAAACAGGAAAGAATGATGAAAAAAGggggaaaaacaaaaataggaGCACAAAAACTCATAATCAGAAGTCCAAAAAGACCACAGTGGGTAGCAGCTCAGTGCATCctaaaaacagtaaaaaaacATTGAGAAGCTCAAGGTTATTAAGATCACAGAAAAACAAGAAAGCTACTGTTGTTGTACCTCTGCGTCGTTCACCTAGGAAAGCTAAGTTAAACTCTCTGCAAAACAAAAAGAGCAGAGGACGCAAGAAGGGTAAACAGGCGAAACCCAAAAAGACAACGGGTAAGAAACCAACAAAAGTTACTTCATGGCGCAAGAAGAGGACACAGGCTTATCATAATTTCTGGCTTAATGGTCTTTTTTTGACTAGAAAGCCAGATGATGAACGTGTAATGCATTTTAGGAGGAAAAGATTTCTTGCCCCTTCTGAGAGTGCCATTCATGATCAACCCAAATGCCATCTTTGCTCTGAAGCAGGAAATACATCTACCTTGAGTTATATTTCTTGTGAGATCTGTGGAG AGTGGTATCATGGAGCTGCTTTTGGACTGGATGCAGAGAACAGCAATAAGCTTATTGGATTTAGGTGCCACATGTGCCGTAACTGTAAACCTCCTGTCTGCCCATTTGTAGCAGTAACAAGAAACCATGAATCTCAAATGGCTTCGGCAGAAAATGATGTTGAAAATGAATTATCCATTGAAGGGACCAATCTTGTTGAACATCCAACTGAGACAAATTTGTTCCAAGATTCACTTCTGAATGAGGACCACCGAGGTTCGCTTCCTGCTGATGATCCTGTTCACAGAGAGGACGATCATAGCTTTGTGCCTAAATCTAAGTTGGAAATAGCCAATGGGAATGTACTCAATAATCTGAAGGAGAGTACTGATGCAGTTCAAATTTCTGATGAATATTTGAATCCAGAACTAATATCATGTAATGAAAATCATACATCCAAAGAGAGTGCCATAAATTCAGGGCATGATGCTATTGTAAGATCACATGATCAGATGCAACCCCCTTCATTCAGTGTTGGAGTGGATGCAATGGGAACCTTTGGCAGTGTAAGGGATGAATCAACGACAGCCTTCCTGAAGTCACCATTGGATGGAGCTCTTTACGAGACCATTGAGCTGCATCCTCAATCATTTACGGCAGCAGCTGAATTATTTGACGCGGGAGGAAAGCAAGCGGAGATTTGA
- the LOC8274335 gene encoding ubiquitin-conjugating enzyme E2 20, translating into MATVNGYQGNTPVASAGAPSKQTVPTVKTVDTQSVLKRLQSELMALMMSGESGISAFPEEDNIFCWKGTITGSKDTVFEGTEYKLSLSFPNDYPFKPPKVKFETSCFHPNVDVYGNICLDILQDKWSSAYDVRTILISIQSLLGEPNISSPLNTQAAQLWSNQEEYRKMVEKLYKPPSA; encoded by the exons aTGGCAACAGTTAATGGGTACCAAGGCAACACACCCGTCGCTTCGGCAGGGGCCCCATCGAAGCAGACTGTGCCGACTGTGAAGACTGTTGACACTCAGTCTGTTCTTAAACG GTTGCAATCTGAATTAATGGCATTGATG ATGAGTGGAGAATCTGGGATATCTGCCTTTCCTGAGGAGGATAACATATTCTGCTGGAAAGGAACAATTACAGGAAGCAAAGACACAGTTTTTGAAGGAACTGAATACAAGCTATCCCTTTCTTTCCCAAATGACTATCCCTTCAAGCCTCCAAAGGTGAAGTTCGAAACCAGCTGCTTTCATCCTAATGTGGATGTTTATGGAAACATTTGCTTGGACATCCTTCAG GATAAATGGTCATCGGCTTATGATGTTCGGACAATACTCATATCTATCCAGAGTCTGCTTGGAG AGCCAAATATAAGCTCACCTTTAAACACTCAAGCGGCTCAACTATGGAGCAATCAAGAAG AATATAGAAAGATGGTGGAGAAGTTGTACAAGCCTCCAAGTGCATAA
- the LOC8274337 gene encoding hexokinase-3, with translation MGKVVVGVAVGVAVAACAVAGVVVGKRVRSRRKWRRVVGVLKELEESCETTVGRLRQVVDAMAVEMHAGLASEGGSKLKMLLTFVDHLPTGNEIGTYYALDLGGTNFRVLRVQLGGRRSLILSKDVESQPVPQHLMESTSEELFDFIASTLKQFVEKEENGSEFSSVRRRELGFTFSFPVKQMSTCSGILIKWTKGYHIEDMVGREVVERLQAGLTRNDLDMQVAVLVNDTVGTLALGHYHDADTVAAVIIGTGTNACYLERADAIIKCQGLLTTSGGMVVNMEWGNFWSSHLPRTSYDIDLDAESPNPNDQGFEKMISGMYLGDIVRRVILRMTQESDIFGPVSSRLSVPFNLKTPLVAKMHEDDSPDLTEVAHILKETLGIPEVPLKFRKLVVRVCDVVTRRAARLAAAGIVGILKKIGRDGTGGITSGRGRSDIKMRRTVVVIEGGLYTSYTMFREYLHEAFNEILGEDVAQHVILKATEDGSGIGAALLAASYSSYSVDRVQLL, from the exons ATGGGGAAGGTGGTGGTGGGAGTGGCGGTGGGGGTGGCGGTGGCGGCGTGTGCGGTGGCAGGGGTGGTGGTGGGGAAGAGGGTAAGAAGTAGGAGGAAGTGGAGAAGAGTAGTGGGAGTGTTGAAAGAGTTAGAAGAGTCATGTGAGACCACAGTAGGGAGGTTAAGGCAAGTTGTTGATGCTATGGCTGTGGAGATGCATGCAGGGTTGGCTTCTGAAGGAGGTTCCAAGCTTAAAATGTTGCTCACTTTTGTTGACCATTTGCCTACTGG GAATGAGATAGGAACTTATTATGCACTAGATCTTGGAGGTACTAATTTTAGGGTCTTGCGGGTTCAGCTAGGAGGTAGAAGGTCCTTGATCTTGTCAAAAGATGTGGAAAGCCAACCTGTTCCTCAGCACTTGATGGAAAGCACTAGTGAG GAGCTCTTCGACTTTATTGCTTCAACATTAAAGCAGTttgttgaaaaagaagaaaatggctCTGAGTTTTCCTCAGTTAGAAGAAGGGAACTTGGATTTACGTTTTCATTTCCAGTGAAACAAATGTCTACTTGTTCTGGGATCCTTATCAAGTGGACGAAAGGATATCATATCGAAGACATG GTTGGAAGAGAGGTTGTTGAACGCTTACAAGCAGGACTGACCAGGAATGATTTGGATATGCAGGTTGCAGTGTTG GTAAATGATACTGTGGGAACACTAGCTCTTGGTCATTATCATGATGCTGACACTGTTGCTGCAGTAATAATTGGAACTGGTACTAATGCTTGCTATCTAGAACGGGCAGATGCTATTATAAAGTGTCAAGGCCTGCTTACAACTTCTGGAGGCATG GTTGTCAACATGGAATGGGGAAATTTCTGGTCATCTCATTTGCCGAGAACATCTTATGATATTGATTTAGATGCTGAAAGCCCTAATCCGAATGATCAG GGTTTCGAGAAAATGATATCGGGAATGTATCTAGGCGACATTGTTAGGAGAGTGATTCTCAGAATGACACAGGAATCTGATATCTTTGGACCTGTGTCTTCCCGATTGTCCGTGCCCTTCAATTTGAA AACTCCTCTGGTGGCTAAAATGCATGAGGATGACTCTCCTGATCTGACAGAAGTAGCTCACATATTGAAGGAAACCCTGGGG ATCCCAGAAGTCCCTTTGAAGTTCAGAAAGCTTGTTGTGAGAGTATGTGATGTGGTGACCCGTAGGGCTGCTCGATTGGCAGCTGCTGGCATTGTGGGAATTTTGAAGAAGATTGGCCGGGATGGGACAGGGGGCATCACCAGCGGAAGAGGAAGAAGCGACATAAAGATGAGAAGAACGGTTGTGGTTATTGAAGGGGGTTTATATACGAGCTATACGATGTTCAGGGAGTACTTGCATGAAGCCTTTAATGAAATCTTGGGGGAAGATGTTGCCCAACATGTCATTCTTAAGGCCACGGAAGATGGGTCAGGCATTGGAGCAGCACTTCTTGCCGCTTCATATTCATCCTACAGTGTGGATAGGGTACAGCtgctataa
- the LOC8274336 gene encoding ribosome quality control complex subunit 2 encodes MATENKPKSVATNSKKRKQRYLPHNKPVKKKGSYPLHPGVQGFFITCDGGRERQASHEAINVIDSFYEELVHAKDTSVKLELPKKPSSKKIKFVYSDDEEDDDDNGVEGEEEEEDKEEDKEEGNKSDTKQNNDDKNDNPANEKLEFPNVDKTCNGNQTEKNTCDNEAGGKDEHQTNETDEPPAKKQIIETCVSSSVVHEKVEQRSIDKLIEDELKELGDKSKRRFTNLDSGCNGVVFVQMRKRDGDPSPKDIAQHIMTSAASTRKHMSRFILRVLPVEIACYASEEEISKAMAPIVEKYFPVDTQNPQKFAVLYEARANTGIDRMKIINSVAKSVPGPHKVDLNNPDKTIVVEIVKTVCLIGLVENYKGLAKYNLRQLTSPK; translated from the exons ATGGCCACCGAGAACAAGCCGAAGTCGGTTGCCACCAATAGCAAGAAGCGGAAGCAGCGTTACCTTCCCCACAAT AAGCCAGTAAAGAAGAAGGGATCATACCCATTACATCCAGGAGTGCAGGGCTTCTTTATTACCTGTGATGGTGGCAGAGAACGCCAAGCTTCTCATGAGGCTATTAATGTTATTGATTCT TTTTATGAAGAGCTAGTCCATGCAAAGGATACGAGTGTGAAGCTTGAGTTGCCTAAAAAACCTTCAAGTAAAAAGATCAAGTTTGTATATTCTGATGacgaagaagatgatgatgataatgggGTGGAAggagaggaggaggaggaggataAAGAGGAGGACAAGGAAGAAGGGAATAAATCAGATACCAAACAAAACAATGATGATAAAAATGACAATCCTGCAAATGAGAAGTTAGAATTTCCTAATGTGGACAAGACTTGCAATGGAAATCAAACAGAAAAAAACACTTGTGATAATGAAGCTGGTGGTAAAGATGAACATCAAACAAATGAAACTGATGAGCCTCCAGCAAAGAAGCAAATCATAGAAACATGTGTTTCAAGTTCTGTTGTCCATGAAAAGGTGGAGCAGAGATCCATTGATAAGCTTATTGAAGATGAACTCAAGGAACTGGGAGATAAGAGTAAG AGGCGCTTTACGAACCTTGATTCAGGTTGCAATGGTGTTGTCTTTGTCCAAATGCGCAAGAGAGATGGGGACCCTTCTCCTAAAGATATTGCACAGCACATTATGACATCAGCTGCATCAACAAGGAAACACATGTCAAG GTTCATCCTAAGAGTTTTACCCGTGGAAATCGCATGCTATGCTTCAGAAGAGGAAATTTCAAAAGCAATGGCACCAATTGtggaaaaatattttcctGTCGATACACAAAACCCACAGAAG TTTGCAGTGCTTTATGAAGCTCGTGCAAACACTGGCATCGACAGGATGAAGATTATAAATTCAGTTGCAAAATCTGTTCCTGGACCCCATAAAGTTGATCTTAACAATCCTGACAAGACAATCGTAGTTGAAATTGTTAAG ACCGTATGCTTGATTGGCCTTGTTGAAAACTACAAGGGGTTGGCCAAATACAACCTGAGGCAGCTTACATCACCCAAGTAA